CTTGGCCTTGCGGATTGTGATGAAATCTGTCTGCATCGTGTGATGTCCCGTGTTTTTGCGCGGGTTTTCATAGAATAGCCCCTATACGAATGTGATTCGGATAGGGGCTATTCTTCACCAGAAGAGACCTTATCTCTTTCTCTTCTTGGCCTTCTTTTTTCCTCCCTGAACCATCTTGGCGCAGGAGATATCGCCGGCTTTATCAATGAAGTACAGGAAACCTGCCTGCTTCTTGATGCCGACTTTGGCAACCTTCTTGGGTTTGCCGCCTTTCTGGCTTCCCCGTGCCATTTTCGCGCAGGAAATGTCTCCCTGCTTGTCAACGAAGTAAAGGTAGCCCTTTTCCTTCTTGACTCCAACTTTAGCGACTTTTTGAGCCATGTTGTCACCTCCTTTCATGTTTACTTATCTTTCGCTCGGAGCGGCCGTGGCGCCGGGACGGTTATGTCCCGATGCGCGCTCCAAGGCAAAATTCCCTGAGTGTCTGGATCCCCGACAGGACCGCCAGGTAACTGGTTTTGGGATTGTCGGGGCAGACCACGTTGTCGGTCCGGGTGGTGATCCGGCCCGATTCCCCTGTCACTTCGATTTCGTGGGAATTGGTTTGATAGTCCGGCGATGTCAGTATCCGGATGGTCAGTTTATTTGCGGCTCTGCTGGCCAAGGCCAGGGTGGCGGCCACGTTGATGTTCTGGGGAAAGGCCTTTACGGCGGCGGCCACTCCCCCTTCAAAAAGCACGGTTTCTCCCCGGATCTGGGCCAGGTCGATGCCGTGTTTTTTGATGTAGGGGTTATTGGCGAATCCGCTGACGGGTTTTCGGGTGGTGAGGGTGATGGATTGGATCGGGACAAGGCCGGCGGCTTTGAGCGCGTCGATGCCGGCGATGGCCCCGGAAGGGATCAGGATCTTGCACCCTTTGCGCGAGGCCAGGGCAAAGAGGTCCTGCGCGTTCAGAAGCTTTCCCACGCTCATCGCCAGGACGTTCTTCCCGGAGGACAGCGCCTGCCGGATCAGGGGCCGGGTCACCGGCGCGCTGACCGCCTCCACCATCAGATCGCAGTTATTCAAAAGTTGAGCGAAAGACCTTTTGACGATGCCCCGGGCCCTGAGGTTGCGCTCCAGCATGCCGGCCCGCGTGAGATCAATATCATAAAGGGCGGTGAGACGGCAGAAGCTTTTCAGCTCCCTGGTCACGCTTTTTGCGATGCGGGAGCCGATTGCCCCGCAACCGACAATGCCAACCGCGACTTTTTGTGACGGCTTCATGAAGACGGGATGTCCTTCAATACAACGAAAGAATTTTAAAGAATTCTGACAATGATATTGTCGATCAACCTCGCCCGGCCGAACCAGACGGCCACGGCGATGAGGATATCACCCTGAAGACTTGAACAGGGTTTTAAATTTTTCGCATCCACACACTCTACGTAATCGATCCGGCCTGATGTTCTGCGGAGCATCTCCCGGACCAGGGCTTTGATGCGGGACGCCCTGCGTTCTCCTGCCCGGATCTGCGCGCGGGCCGCCTTCAGCGCGGCGTACAGTCCCGTGGCTTTCTGCCGCTGGTTTGGGGTCAGGTATCGGTTGCGCGAACTCATCGCCAGCCCGTCAGATTCGCGGACCGTCGGCTCGATCTGGACGCGGACCGGGAAATTCAGGTCGTCCACCATGCGCCGGATGACCGCGCACTGCTGGGCGTCTTTCTGGCCCAGGTACAGAACATCCGGAGTCACGATGTTGAGAAGTTTGGCGACCACCGTTGCCACCCCCCGGAAATGCCCGGGGCGTAACGCGCCGCAAAGCCCTTCAGAAAGACCGTCCACCTGCACCCGCGTGGAGAATCCCGCCGGATACATTCCGACGACCGACGGATAAAATATTATATCAACATTTGTTTTTTTTGCCAATAAAACATCTTTTTTCTGGGTGCGGGGATACCGGCGGAAATCTTCCTGGGGGCTGAATTGGGCGGGGTTGACAAAGATGCTCAAAACCGTCGCGTCGTTGTCCCGGACGCTGCGGCGCAGCAGTGTCGCGTGTCCTTCGTGCAGGGCCCCCATTGTCGGAACAAAGCCGATGCTCCGCCCTTGTTGTTTCAATTTGTTGATGGCTGAACGCAGTATGGGAATGGATGAGGTGATGAGCATGATCTATAATCTCGTCGGAAATATTTATCCATCATAGCCCATCCCGACGGTTTTGGGAAGAAGAAATTTTAATGAGGTCGCGACTTACGGAGCGTCAGCGAACGTAAGTTTGTTGGCCGAACCCATTCGACTTCGCTCAGGGTGGTTTGGCCCAGAGCGGCCAAACCACCGTAGGCCCCGAAGCCTTGATTTGCGCCAGCAAATCATGAGGGGTCATGAGAAAGACTATTTTTTCAGTCTGCTTAGAATTTTTCCCGCCCTCTCCGGCGCGATCTCCCCCAGCGGCTTCATGACAAAGTCCCTCTCCTGCATCCGCGGATGCGGCACGGTTAATTTCTTGGTTTGGATTTTTAAATCGTCGTAAAGCAGGATGTCGATGTCGATCGTCCGGGGGCCGTCCCTGACGGTGCGGACGCGGCCGAGCGATTTCTCGACAGAATGAATGGCTTTGAGGACTTCTTGGGGAGACAGTGTAGTGGAGGTTCTCGCGACAGCGTTGAGGAATTTTCCCTGGAGCGGGCCTCCGACAGGGTCGGTCTCGATGATCGTGGACAGGGCGTCCAGGGCGATCCCCTGGGCTTTCAATTCCTCCACGGCCCGCAGGATGTTGTCCCTCCGGTCGCCGAGATTGGATCCCAAGCCGAGGAAAACAGTAGCCAACGGAGTGTCCTTAGAATTGGGGACGGGGGATGTATCCCGTGCTCAAGCAGCGATCCAGCTTTTCTCTGATTCAGATTCAAGGAAAAGCGGTCTCGAAATCGCGCAGGACACAGCCCCCGTCCTTCTGCTGTGTTATTTCAAAGGATTTTGCCCAGACGGCCGACGGCTTCGGTCAGGCGTTCTTTGGGAACGGTGATGGACATCCGGATAAACCCTTCCCCGTTCGGCCCGAAGCCGACGCCAGGGGTCGCCACGATGTCCGCCTTTTCCAAAAAGGCCTTCGCGGTTTCCATGGAATCGTTGAAGCCTTTGGGGACCCGGGCCCAGACGTAGAACGCGGCCGGGGGCGGCGGGATTTTCCAGCCGATGCTCCTCAGCCCGTTGATAAGGCAGTCCCGGCGCTCTTCGTACATGGTCCGCAGGTCGTTGATCTCCCTTTCGTCCGTGTGCAGGGCCGTGATTGCGGCGACCTGGACGGCCTGAAAAATGCCGGAATCGAAATTGGATTTCACTTTGGCCAGGGCGGCCACCAGTTTGCTGTTGCCGCACGCCCAGCCGATGCGCCAGCCGGTCATGTTATACGTCTTGGAAAAGGAGTGGAACTCAACGGCCACGTCCCTGGCCCCGTCAATCTCCAGGATGCTGACCGGTTTTTTGCCTTCGTAATAGATCTCGGAGTACGCCATGTCCGAGACCAGAATAATGCCCTTCTCTTTGGCCAGGGCAACGAGTTCCTGGTAAAAAGATTTTGGGGCCACGGCGGCCGTGGGATTGTTCGGATAATTGACATACATGACCTTGGCGTCCTTGATCTCGGCGATTTTCTTGAGGTCCGGCAGGAAATCGTTCCCTTCCTTCATGGGAACGCTGACGATTTTTCCTCCGGCAAAGGATATGGACGGCCGGTAGGCCGGATAGGCCGGGTCGGTCAGGATGACCTTGTCTTTGGGATTGACGATCCCCAGGGGCAGGTGGGCCAGCCCTTCCTTGGAACCGATGAGCGGCAAAATTTCAGCGTTGGGGTCCAGGTCTGTTTGGAAACGGTTTTTGAACCAGACGGCGATTTCCTTGCGGAGCTCCGGGAGCCCGGCGTCAAAGGCGTAACGGTGGTTGGCCGGATCGGCAACGGCTTTCTGCATGGCCGCGACGATGTGCGGGAGCGTCGGGGTGTCGGGATCGCCGACGCCCAAGTCAATGATGTCCCGGCCTTCGGCGCGCGCCTTGCGTTTGGCCTGGTCGATTTCGACGAACAGATACGGCGGAAGTTCTTTCAGCCGGTCGGAAAATTCGATATTGAAACCCGTTGCTGTTTCGGTCATGCGGAAAACTCCCTTCCTTTATTATGCTGAGTCATCATAGAAAAGTCCCGACTTCATTTTGATTTTATTCGAGATAAGTCGTGGACTCCATATTTTTGGGGATCATTTTAATCCGAGGACATCCTGCATGCTGAAGAGCCCCTTTTTCTTGCGGGCGAGGAACTTCGCCGCCACCAGGGACCCTTCGGCGAAAATGTCGCGGGTCTTGGCGTGGTGGCGGATGGTGATCGTGTCAACCGCGCTGTCGAACGTGATGTCATGGTCGCCGATGATCTCCCCTTCGCGGATCGCCTGGATGTCGGCTACCTTGATCCCGGCGGCTTCTTCCGCGAGAGTGGCCATGGTCTTGGCGGTCCCGGACGGAGCGTCTTTTTTATGGATGTGGTGCGCTTCCTTGATCGTGATGACGTAGCCCTTGCCGGTGGCCTTGGCGGCTTTCTGGATCAAGCTGAAGACAATATTGACCCCCACCGACATATTTGAGGAAAAGACGATCGGGATTTTTTGCGCGGCCTTTTTGACCTGTGCGATCTGGCCGGGAAGCATGCCGGTTGTCCCGATGACCATCTTGACCCCGTACTTTTGGCAGGCCTTGAGGTGCTCCAGCGTGGCTTCGGGGGTGGTGAATTCGATCAGGACATCGCTTCCCTTTAAAGCGGACGCGTCGAAGTGCACCGGCATCCCCTGCCAGATGTTCTGGACATCCGGCCGGCCTTTGCTTTCCATCATGGCGGATAGTTTAAATGTCTTGTCTTTGAGGGCGAGCGATGTGATCCTCTGTCCCATTCGTCCCTGACAGCCGCTGACGGCTAATTTGATCATGACGGAATTCCTCAATTCTGGGCAGCGGCGGGTTCAGCGTCCGCGGCCGTTTTTTTGCCCTTTTTTCGCAACAGACCGTATTCCATGAGCGCGGCCTTGAGTTTGGCGCGATTCTGCCCGGACATGGGGCACAACGGAAGTCGCAGTCCCTCGGAGCACAGCCCCATGATTCCCATGGCGGTCTTGACCGGGATGGGGTTGGTCTCCAGGAACAGGGCCTTGAACAAGGGCAGCATCCGGTAATGCATTTTCTGGGCTTCCTTGAGATGCCCGCTGCGATAGAGGTGGATGAGCTTGGCGATGTCCTGCGGGATGATATTGGCCGCGACGGAAATGACCCCGGCCCCTCCGATGCTCAGGATCGGCAGGGTCAGGGTGTCATCGCCGGACAGCAGGATAAAATTCGGCGGGCAGAGGTGCTTGATCATCTGCATCTGGTCCAGGGAGCCGGAGGCCTCTTTGACCCCGATGATGTTCGTGCAATCATTGGCCAGGCGCGCGACCGTGGAGGGTTCGATGTTGACCGCGGTGCGCCCGGCGATATTGTACAGGATGACCGGGATCTTGACAGAGTCGGCGATCGCCTTGAAATGCTGGTAAAGGCCTTCCTGGGTCGGTTTGTTATAGTACGGGCTGACGACCAGCGCGGCGTTGGCCCCGGCCCGGGCCGCGTGCTTGGTCAGCATGACGGCCTCGGAAGTAGAGTTGGACCCTGTCCCGGCGATGATGGGCACGCGTCCCTTCGCGGCTTCGATGCAGATGTCGATGACGTGGTTGTGCTCGTCATAGGAGAGCGTGGGCGATTCCCCGGTCGTGCCGCAGGGGACGATCCCGTTGGTCCCGTTTTTGATCTGGAACGCGACCAGCTCCTTCAACCTCTTTTCATCAATCTTGTCGTTTTTGAAAGGTGTTGCGATGGCTACGATGGATCCGCCGATCATGGTGTTCTCTCCTTCTTGCGTAAGGTCTGCCATGTGATTTAGAGGAAATATTCTCCCGCTGCGATGAGTTTTGCGCTGCCCTTGAGCCAGACGTTGGACACCTGCCCGTTGTTCAGGTCGAACGTCACCTGCAGGACTTCCCCGCTGGCGGTCCGCACCCGCATCCTGGCGTTCTTTGCGTTTTGGACGCCGGGGTTCGCTTTTAAATAAGACACGATCCCTGCCGCCACGCTGCCTGTCCCGCAGGCCCTGGTTTCGTCCTCCACTCCCCGTTCATAGGTCCGCACAGCCACGAGGTTTTGGCCGATCTGTTCGACAAAATTCACGTTGGTCCCTCGGGGCTTGAATTGTTCGTGGTAGCGGACACCAGGCGCGATCTCCCGCACGCCGACGGTTTCCAGCCCGTCCACGTAAATGATGGTGTGCGGCACGCCGGTATCGATGTAGTGCACACGGATATCCCGGTCTCCGAGCTTGAGGGCCAGATCCGGGTGGTAATCCCGCGGATCGCTCAACCGCACGTGAGCGGTTTCTCCCTTGGCCTCGGCGAGGATGATTCCCGCCATCGTTTCCATGGAAAACAATTTTTTCCTCGGTTTGCGGTTGCGGACGATATACGCGGCCATGCAGCGCGCGCCGTTTCCGCACATTTCGGCCTCGGAGCCGTCCGCGTTGATGATCCGCATGCGGTAATCGGCTTTGGAAGACGGGCCGAGGATCAAAATTCCGTCCGCGCCCACGCCGTTGGTGCGGTCGCAGACCCGGGGCGCCAGCTTTTTGTAATCCAGTTTCACCCGGCCGTCAACAACGAGGAAATCATTGCCGGCCCCGGCCATCTTTGTGAATTTAAGAGATTTTGCCATATCTTTCTGTCCAACCACCACAACCCCCGGGGTTGTGGTGGTGTGTTATTTTAAAAATGCCGGGATGGTTTCCCCGCGCATCAGGTCTGTGTATGTTTCGCGGCGTTTGGTCACGGCGAAGCGGCTTCCCTTGACGAACACTTCCGGCACGCGGCAGCGGACGTTGTAATTGCTCGACATCACATACCCGTACGCGCCGGCGCTCATGACCGCCAGGAGGTCCCCTTTCTTCACTTTTGGGATGTCCCTTTCCTTGGCGAAAAAGTCCCCGCTCTCGCAGATCGGCCCGACCACGTCCACCTTTTCGGAGACCGCCGTTGTCTGCTTGACCGGGACGACTTCGTGGTAGGCGTTATACAGGGAAGGCCGGATCAGGTCGTTCATCCCTCCGTCCACGATGATAAATTTTTTAAACCCGTTGTCCTTCAGGTAGAGCACGCGCGTGACAAATATCCCGGCGTTGCCCACGATGAAGCGGCCCGGCTCCATGACGATCTTCAATCCCGTCTGTTTCAGGAACGGCAGGATCGCGTCGGCAAACACCTGCGCGGTTTGCGGCTGTTCATCCTTATAGATGATCCCCATCCCGCCGCCGATGTCCAGATATTCGATCCTGATCCCGTCCTTTTTCAATTCCGCCAGGAACCCGATGACCTTTTGGATCGCGCTGATGAACGGCGCGCTGGTCACGATCTGCGATCCGATATGGATGTGCAGGCCGCAGATGTTCACATGCGGGTACTTGTTCCTCTGCTTGAGGATATTCCGCGTGGATTGCAGGTCGATCCCGAATTTGTTTTTGAGCGTTCCTGTGGTGATGTGGCTGTGCGTGGCCGCTTCCACGTCCGGGTTGATGCGAAGCGCCGCCCGGGCTTTTTTGCCCATTTTTCTGGAGATGGCGTTGATGGTCTCCAGCTCGTGGACAGATTCGACATTGAAGAACAAAATATTTTTTTTGAGCGCGAAGGCGATCTCCTCTTCGGTCTTGCCCACCGAGGCGAAGACGATCTTTTTCGGGTCCACCCCGGCCTTGAGCGCCTTCTTGAACTCGCCGATAGACACGATGTCCACCCCAGCGCCCAGGTTGATCAGCGTGCGCAGGACAGCCAGGTTGCCGTTGGATTTCATGGCAAAACAGA
The sequence above is a segment of the Candidatus Omnitrophota bacterium genome. Coding sequences within it:
- the folK gene encoding 2-amino-4-hydroxy-6-hydroxymethyldihydropteridine diphosphokinase, with the protein product MATVFLGLGSNLGDRRDNILRAVEELKAQGIALDALSTIIETDPVGGPLQGKFLNAVARTSTTLSPQEVLKAIHSVEKSLGRVRTVRDGPRTIDIDILLYDDLKIQTKKLTVPHPRMQERDFVMKPLGEIAPERAGKILSRLKK
- the dapF gene encoding diaminopimelate epimerase; the encoded protein is MAKSLKFTKMAGAGNDFLVVDGRVKLDYKKLAPRVCDRTNGVGADGILILGPSSKADYRMRIINADGSEAEMCGNGARCMAAYIVRNRKPRKKLFSMETMAGIILAEAKGETAHVRLSDPRDYHPDLALKLGDRDIRVHYIDTGVPHTIIYVDGLETVGVREIAPGVRYHEQFKPRGTNVNFVEQIGQNLVAVRTYERGVEDETRACGTGSVAAGIVSYLKANPGVQNAKNARMRVRTASGEVLQVTFDLNNGQVSNVWLKGSAKLIAAGEYFL
- a CDS encoding LL-diaminopimelate aminotransferase, giving the protein MTETATGFNIEFSDRLKELPPYLFVEIDQAKRKARAEGRDIIDLGVGDPDTPTLPHIVAAMQKAVADPANHRYAFDAGLPELRKEIAVWFKNRFQTDLDPNAEILPLIGSKEGLAHLPLGIVNPKDKVILTDPAYPAYRPSISFAGGKIVSVPMKEGNDFLPDLKKIAEIKDAKVMYVNYPNNPTAAVAPKSFYQELVALAKEKGIILVSDMAYSEIYYEGKKPVSILEIDGARDVAVEFHSFSKTYNMTGWRIGWACGNSKLVAALAKVKSNFDSGIFQAVQVAAITALHTDEREINDLRTMYEERRDCLINGLRSIGWKIPPPPAAFYVWARVPKGFNDSMETAKAFLEKADIVATPGVGFGPNGEGFIRMSITVPKERLTEAVGRLGKIL
- the dapA gene encoding 4-hydroxy-tetrahydrodipicolinate synthase, with the translated sequence MIGGSIVAIATPFKNDKIDEKRLKELVAFQIKNGTNGIVPCGTTGESPTLSYDEHNHVIDICIEAAKGRVPIIAGTGSNSTSEAVMLTKHAARAGANAALVVSPYYNKPTQEGLYQHFKAIADSVKIPVILYNIAGRTAVNIEPSTVARLANDCTNIIGVKEASGSLDQMQMIKHLCPPNFILLSGDDTLTLPILSIGGAGVISVAANIIPQDIAKLIHLYRSGHLKEAQKMHYRMLPLFKALFLETNPIPVKTAMGIMGLCSEGLRLPLCPMSGQNRAKLKAALMEYGLLRKKGKKTAADAEPAAAQN
- the panC gene encoding pantoate--beta-alanine ligase, with the translated sequence MLITSSIPILRSAINKLKQQGRSIGFVPTMGALHEGHATLLRRSVRDNDATVLSIFVNPAQFSPQEDFRRYPRTQKKDVLLAKKTNVDIIFYPSVVGMYPAGFSTRVQVDGLSEGLCGALRPGHFRGVATVVAKLLNIVTPDVLYLGQKDAQQCAVIRRMVDDLNFPVRVQIEPTVRESDGLAMSSRNRYLTPNQRQKATGLYAALKAARAQIRAGERRASRIKALVREMLRRTSGRIDYVECVDAKNLKPCSSLQGDILIAVAVWFGRARLIDNIIVRIL
- the lysA gene encoding diaminopimelate decarboxylase codes for the protein MHDFKFKNSELHCEDVPVSRVARQVGTPFYLYSHHTLTDHFTKIQRAFAEVNPTICFAMKSNGNLAVLRTLINLGAGVDIVSIGEFKKALKAGVDPKKIVFASVGKTEEEIAFALKKNILFFNVESVHELETINAISRKMGKKARAALRINPDVEAATHSHITTGTLKNKFGIDLQSTRNILKQRNKYPHVNICGLHIHIGSQIVTSAPFISAIQKVIGFLAELKKDGIRIEYLDIGGGMGIIYKDEQPQTAQVFADAILPFLKQTGLKIVMEPGRFIVGNAGIFVTRVLYLKDNGFKKFIIVDGGMNDLIRPSLYNAYHEVVPVKQTTAVSEKVDVVGPICESGDFFAKERDIPKVKKGDLLAVMSAGAYGYVMSSNYNVRCRVPEVFVKGSRFAVTKRRETYTDLMRGETIPAFLK
- a CDS encoding DUF108 domain-containing protein, with translation MKPSQKVAVGIVGCGAIGSRIAKSVTRELKSFCRLTALYDIDLTRAGMLERNLRARGIVKRSFAQLLNNCDLMVEAVSAPVTRPLIRQALSSGKNVLAMSVGKLLNAQDLFALASRKGCKILIPSGAIAGIDALKAAGLVPIQSITLTTRKPVSGFANNPYIKKHGIDLAQIRGETVLFEGGVAAAVKAFPQNINVAATLALASRAANKLTIRILTSPDYQTNSHEIEVTGESGRITTRTDNVVCPDNPKTSYLAVLSGIQTLREFCLGARIGT
- the dapB gene encoding 4-hydroxy-tetrahydrodipicolinate reductase, coding for MIKLAVSGCQGRMGQRITSLALKDKTFKLSAMMESKGRPDVQNIWQGMPVHFDASALKGSDVLIEFTTPEATLEHLKACQKYGVKMVIGTTGMLPGQIAQVKKAAQKIPIVFSSNMSVGVNIVFSLIQKAAKATGKGYVITIKEAHHIHKKDAPSGTAKTMATLAEEAAGIKVADIQAIREGEIIGDHDITFDSAVDTITIRHHAKTRDIFAEGSLVAAKFLARKKKGLFSMQDVLGLK